In a genomic window of Agarivorans albus:
- a CDS encoding VanZ family protein, giving the protein MSLVPIPKQRYWRIACCIVALLLLLASSLKSLGNNRVFFVELEILLGGDSVVHFSAAFIVSTLVMMAVSDKLYRLKLVKLPLVFVVLCVVFAVDEGLQLFSAHRQFSWGDLGFNYAGLICAGVLVWRLRRPHVWQVAGEENVH; this is encoded by the coding sequence ATGTCGCTTGTGCCAATACCTAAACAGCGATATTGGCGTATTGCTTGCTGCATCGTTGCGCTGTTGCTATTGCTGGCGAGTAGCTTAAAGAGCCTAGGCAACAATCGTGTGTTTTTTGTTGAGTTAGAAATTTTGTTGGGTGGCGATAGCGTGGTGCACTTTAGTGCTGCATTTATTGTTAGCACCTTGGTAATGATGGCGGTGAGTGACAAGTTGTACCGCTTAAAGCTAGTTAAGTTGCCATTGGTATTTGTAGTGTTGTGCGTAGTGTTTGCGGTTGATGAAGGGCTACAACTGTTTTCTGCCCATCGACAGTTTTCCTGGGGCGACTTAGGCTTTAACTATGCAGGGTTAATCTGCGCAGGCGTTCTAGTTTGGCGCTTGCGGCGACCACATGTATGGCAAGTAGCAGGAGAAGAAAATGTTCATTGA
- a CDS encoding tyrosine-protein phosphatase: MFIDLHCHILPGIDDGAQNLKQAIAMVEMAIASGTKVMVATPHMHPGIYNNNPATIEAAYNTLKHAITQRELDIELRSAAEVHLCPEVMLWAQKGLLPFIGEYKHKSLLLLELPHGSVPQGTTSLVRWLHSNNIQVMIAHPERNHGIWKNPYQLSQLLKLGCLFQVTAGSFLGHFRQQAQNIAESLLKADSIHIVASDAHDLEKRPPDLREAFEQISLLSSEQHAKRLLWDNPAQMLGKH, from the coding sequence ATGTTCATTGATTTGCATTGTCATATATTGCCGGGGATTGATGATGGCGCACAGAACCTAAAGCAAGCTATTGCAATGGTAGAGATGGCAATAGCCAGCGGAACCAAAGTGATGGTGGCTACGCCACATATGCACCCAGGAATTTACAACAATAATCCAGCCACCATTGAAGCTGCTTATAACACGCTTAAACATGCTATCACTCAGCGCGAACTAGACATCGAGCTTCGCAGTGCAGCTGAGGTGCATTTATGCCCAGAGGTGATGCTGTGGGCTCAAAAAGGTTTGCTGCCTTTTATTGGTGAGTATAAACATAAGTCTTTGTTGTTACTTGAGTTACCACATGGCAGTGTCCCTCAGGGAACAACCAGTTTAGTGCGCTGGCTACACAGCAACAATATTCAAGTCATGATTGCTCATCCAGAGCGTAACCATGGTATTTGGAAGAATCCTTACCAGCTCTCTCAGTTACTCAAATTAGGGTGTTTGTTTCAAGTGACCGCTGGTTCTTTTTTAGGGCACTTTCGCCAACAAGCACAGAACATAGCAGAGAGTTTACTTAAGGCAGATTCAATTCATATTGTGGCTAGTGATGCCCATGACTTGGAAAAGCGTCCCCCCGATTTACGTGAAGCCTTTGAACAGATAAGCCTACTAAGCAGTGAGCAGCACGCAAAACGTTTGCTATGGGATAACCCGGCGCAAATGCTAGGCAAACACTAA
- a CDS encoding glycosyltransferase family 4 protein, which yields MKILHVTETLVGGVETYLNTIIPYQAECYGTDNILVLAPQQHVAEDAPLKAYYRCFDRPSRSLGSCASLAKLFKQAVIDFDPDVIHIHSTFAGVVCRIPGLITKRSQRKVVYCSHGWCFDGYSGIKAKVFSQIEKVLAYRVSSVINISHHDFESARQQKIPEHKMVVFENALDDLEQDIQRSENQGMLKLLFVGRLDKQKGVDLLIEAIRQVDSEVELHIAGASVVSKQQLNVSDCRVIQHGWCSQEQLRELYASVDALVVPSRWEGFGLVVIEAFRQGLPVVVSDAGALPSLVAEGSTGYVFENSNSNALAKVIGQLDRTTLSAMSQQCREVFVSRFEAKRLNTQLTDLYAAAD from the coding sequence ATGAAGATATTACATGTAACCGAAACCTTGGTAGGCGGCGTAGAAACTTACTTAAACACTATTATCCCTTACCAAGCAGAGTGCTACGGCACCGACAATATTTTGGTGCTAGCACCGCAGCAACACGTAGCGGAAGACGCGCCCTTAAAGGCCTATTATCGCTGCTTTGATCGGCCAAGCCGCAGTCTAGGTTCGTGTGCAAGTTTAGCTAAGTTGTTTAAGCAAGCGGTTATCGATTTTGACCCCGACGTGATTCATATCCACAGTACTTTTGCGGGTGTGGTTTGTCGCATACCAGGTTTAATAACCAAGCGTAGTCAGCGGAAGGTGGTGTATTGTTCCCATGGCTGGTGCTTTGATGGTTACAGCGGCATTAAAGCGAAGGTGTTCTCACAAATCGAAAAGGTATTGGCCTACCGAGTTAGCTCGGTGATTAATATTTCTCATCATGATTTTGAAAGTGCCCGCCAGCAAAAGATTCCTGAGCATAAAATGGTGGTGTTTGAGAACGCTTTAGATGATTTGGAACAAGACATACAGCGAAGCGAAAACCAAGGCATGTTAAAGCTATTGTTTGTAGGGCGTTTAGACAAACAAAAAGGCGTAGATCTGCTAATAGAAGCCATTCGCCAAGTAGATAGCGAAGTAGAGCTGCACATTGCTGGCGCGAGTGTTGTGTCGAAACAACAGCTTAATGTTTCCGATTGTCGAGTGATTCAACATGGTTGGTGTAGCCAAGAGCAACTTCGTGAGCTGTATGCCAGTGTTGATGCGCTAGTTGTGCCTTCGCGCTGGGAAGGTTTTGGTTTGGTGGTGATAGAAGCGTTCCGCCAAGGTTTGCCGGTTGTTGTTAGTGATGCAGGGGCTTTGCCAAGTCTAGTTGCCGAGGGAAGCACCGGTTACGTGTTTGAAAACAGTAACAGTAATGCACTTGCCAAAGTCATTGGTCAACTTGATAGAACAACGCTTAGCGCGATGTCTCAACAATGTCGTGAAGTATTTGTAAGCCGCTTTGAGGCAAAACGTTTAAATACCCAATTAACCGATCTATATGCAGCGGCCGATTAG
- a CDS encoding O-antigen ligase family protein translates to MRVSTGRLEAIIFASFIFLLVWLPIPLGSNRPWAWSIMELIIALQSIGLVYCFRAKIPWQYLRPGWWLLAALAIFQFFTLLQLVPLPAGLLAWLAPQNAELRAVASLSGEAVNGFAPLSLDPEQSKISLLKGVSYLLLAVNTLLLVNRPERIRAVLIAIVVSGTFQAFYGAMLLLTNVEQSPVFGTDIGPVATGSYIYKNHFANYLLLSLMMGLALIVADLKLTGAETWQARLSGLLEAALSPKMLVRMCMIIMVIGLVMSRSRMGNSAFFATTVIGGILALLLYKQRPKSLTILMVSILIIDMLIVSSLFGLSKVRERLSSTVLVDEGRIYIFDWALNMLKDFPIWGSGAGSFYSVFQAYLPQPISAFFDHTHNDYLQFAIESGLPVTLLLGAAVLWVAYRCLRTLRKRNDPLMKGTALGCFMAITAMLIHISVDFNLQAPANAATFVVVLSLALIASRMPKQGYQVV, encoded by the coding sequence ATGCGAGTATCGACGGGAAGATTAGAAGCGATAATCTTTGCCAGCTTTATCTTTTTACTAGTTTGGTTACCCATCCCTTTAGGCAGTAATCGCCCTTGGGCATGGTCAATAATGGAATTGATCATTGCCTTACAAAGTATTGGCTTGGTGTACTGTTTTAGAGCAAAAATCCCTTGGCAGTATCTGCGCCCTGGCTGGTGGTTATTAGCAGCGTTGGCAATATTTCAATTTTTTACTTTGCTGCAATTGGTGCCGTTACCTGCCGGTTTACTGGCTTGGCTTGCACCGCAAAATGCAGAGTTGCGCGCCGTTGCCAGTTTATCTGGTGAAGCCGTCAACGGCTTTGCACCGCTCTCGCTAGATCCAGAGCAAAGTAAAATTAGTTTATTAAAAGGTGTGAGTTATTTGTTGCTGGCAGTGAATACCTTGCTGCTAGTGAACCGCCCAGAACGTATTCGAGCAGTGTTAATTGCCATTGTGGTAAGTGGTACCTTTCAGGCCTTTTATGGGGCGATGTTGTTATTGACTAATGTTGAGCAAAGCCCAGTGTTTGGCACCGATATTGGCCCGGTGGCGACAGGCTCTTACATCTACAAAAACCACTTTGCTAATTACTTGTTACTTAGCTTAATGATGGGCTTAGCACTGATTGTCGCCGACTTAAAACTAACCGGCGCAGAGACTTGGCAGGCTCGTCTCTCTGGTTTGCTAGAAGCTGCCCTAAGCCCCAAAATGTTGGTGCGGATGTGCATGATTATTATGGTTATTGGCTTGGTTATGTCGCGTTCACGCATGGGCAATAGTGCGTTTTTTGCAACCACTGTTATTGGCGGCATATTGGCGTTGTTGCTTTATAAGCAGCGACCCAAAAGCCTTACCATATTAATGGTGAGTATTCTTATTATCGACATGTTGATTGTGAGTTCACTGTTTGGCTTAAGTAAAGTAAGGGAGCGTTTGAGCTCTACGGTATTGGTAGACGAAGGGCGTATTTATATCTTTGATTGGGCGCTGAATATGCTCAAAGATTTCCCGATTTGGGGCAGTGGTGCCGGCAGTTTTTATTCGGTGTTTCAAGCCTATTTACCTCAGCCTATCAGTGCTTTTTTCGACCATACTCATAACGACTATTTGCAGTTCGCAATTGAGTCGGGCTTGCCTGTTACTTTGCTTTTAGGAGCAGCGGTTTTATGGGTAGCCTATCGCTGCTTACGTACCTTGCGAAAACGTAACGACCCCTTAATGAAAGGCACTGCCTTAGGCTGCTTTATGGCCATTACCGCCATGCTAATACACATAAGTGTTGATTTTAACTTGCAAGCGCCCGCTAACGCAGCCACGTTTGTAGTGGTGTTAAGCCTCGCTCTAATTGCCAGTAGAATGCCTAAACAAGGCTATCAAGTGGTTTAG